The following proteins are co-located in the Pontiella agarivorans genome:
- a CDS encoding trypsin-like peptidase domain-containing protein, giving the protein MPLNILPRLFCTLALLGISSSFAEGKTDEETELEKQEALEERLALEQEIKGRFSYSFNDIAEQLVTVSCSGPQGRSSGSGFVATLDGKTYLFTNQHVILGAETISFKTATGRLLRPRSVELAARRDIARLLLQDTEGLRVSESMQKEDPVGVFGNSEGGGVATELYGKVTGITPDKVEVSADFVSGNSGSPVLNLDQEVIGIASYVSWKTDKDDETVTRRFCYRLTDEQWGAVNWKKYNEKYGKLYIRNERLIDSIFDAATIWYGNPFSRMSFEDHRDAGLRKWADEHNRMINRIERTMDKRLTQRELNNVNKSIRRDMFDSAEDLSEACRNRAHQMQFLAEQKELTGFLRNAFERLAARMNYAAGEIEEYGSKLAEHNYFYFESEPTSSY; this is encoded by the coding sequence CTGCACATTGGCCCTGCTCGGCATCTCATCGTCTTTTGCAGAAGGAAAAACCGACGAAGAAACCGAACTGGAAAAGCAGGAAGCTCTGGAAGAGCGGCTGGCGCTGGAACAGGAAATCAAGGGCCGGTTCAGTTATTCCTTTAATGATATCGCCGAGCAACTGGTCACGGTTTCGTGCTCCGGCCCGCAGGGTCGCAGTTCGGGCAGCGGCTTTGTGGCCACCCTCGATGGAAAAACCTACCTTTTCACCAATCAGCACGTCATTCTCGGAGCCGAAACGATTTCCTTTAAAACCGCAACGGGTCGGCTGCTGCGCCCCCGTAGCGTTGAGCTCGCGGCACGGCGCGACATTGCCCGCCTGCTGTTGCAGGACACCGAAGGACTGCGCGTTTCCGAATCCATGCAGAAGGAGGATCCGGTCGGCGTCTTCGGCAACAGCGAAGGCGGCGGCGTGGCGACCGAACTCTACGGAAAAGTTACCGGCATCACCCCCGACAAAGTGGAGGTCAGTGCCGACTTTGTCTCGGGAAACAGCGGCAGCCCGGTGCTCAATCTCGATCAGGAGGTCATCGGTATCGCCAGCTATGTCAGCTGGAAAACCGATAAAGATGATGAAACGGTGACCCGCCGCTTCTGCTACCGTCTGACGGATGAACAATGGGGCGCGGTGAACTGGAAAAAGTATAACGAAAAATACGGAAAACTCTACATCCGGAACGAGCGGCTCATCGACTCGATTTTCGACGCCGCCACCATCTGGTACGGGAATCCCTTCAGCCGCATGTCCTTCGAAGACCACCGCGATGCCGGACTGCGCAAGTGGGCCGATGAACACAACCGCATGATTAACCGAATTGAACGTACCATGGACAAGCGCCTCACCCAGCGCGAACTCAACAACGTCAATAAATCAATCCGGCGCGATATGTTTGACAGTGCGGAAGATCTTTCCGAGGCCTGCCGGAACCGGGCGCACCAGATGCAGTTTCTTGCTGAACAGAAGGAGCTGACCGGTTTCCTGCGCAACGCCTTCGAACGGCTCGCCGCCCGAATGAACTATGCCGCCGGTGAAATTGAAGAATATGGATCTAAACTGGCGGAACACAACTATTTCTATTTCGAATCAGAGCCGACAAGCTCGTACTGA